A single genomic interval of Bacteroidales bacterium harbors:
- a CDS encoding 4Fe-4S binding protein, whose amino-acid sequence MIINMNNKVKQLRIALRNCGIIDPQNIEEYIAHDGYMALAKVLTELDPQTTIDIIKKSGLRGRGGGGFPTGLKWEITRKSEAKQKYVVCNADEGDPGAFMDRSILEGDPHSVIEAMAIAGYAIGASKGLVYIRAEYPLAIERLKIAINQAREYGFLGENIFGTNFNFDIELRYGAGAFVCGEETALIHSMEGLRGEPTFKPPFPSVAGYKGMPTNVNNVETFANIPVIINKGAEWFASIGTEKSKGTKVFALAGKINNVGLIEVPMGVTLREVIFEIGGGIKNGKKFKAVQTGGPSGGCLTEKHLDTPIEYDTLLEAGSMMGSGGMIVMDEDDCMVSVAKFYLDFTVEESCGKCSPCRIGNKRLSELLDKIVKGEGTLEDLELLRNLSNVIKDTSLCGLGQTSPNPVLSTLDNFNDEYLEHVTVHKCRAGQCKSMVHYYINPDNCVGCTACARNCPVNAIKGERKQIHEINQDICIKCGACLEKCKFNAVYVK is encoded by the coding sequence ATGATTATAAATATGAACAATAAAGTTAAACAATTAAGAATAGCATTAAGAAATTGTGGCATAATTGACCCACAAAATATTGAAGAATATATTGCCCATGATGGTTATATGGCTTTAGCCAAAGTACTAACTGAACTCGATCCACAAACTACCATTGATATCATTAAAAAATCTGGCTTACGAGGACGTGGAGGTGGAGGTTTCCCAACTGGTTTAAAATGGGAAATTACACGTAAATCAGAAGCAAAACAAAAATATGTAGTATGCAATGCTGACGAAGGCGACCCCGGTGCATTTATGGACCGTTCCATTCTTGAAGGCGACCCACATTCGGTTATTGAAGCTATGGCAATAGCAGGCTATGCGATTGGTGCTTCCAAGGGGCTTGTATATATAAGAGCCGAATATCCACTTGCAATTGAAAGATTAAAAATAGCTATTAATCAAGCACGCGAATATGGATTTTTAGGCGAAAATATTTTTGGAACCAACTTTAATTTTGATATTGAACTTCGCTATGGTGCGGGTGCTTTTGTTTGTGGCGAAGAAACCGCTTTAATCCACTCTATGGAAGGTCTTAGAGGCGAACCCACATTTAAGCCCCCATTCCCTTCAGTTGCCGGATATAAAGGAATGCCTACCAACGTAAATAATGTTGAAACGTTTGCTAATATTCCTGTAATAATAAACAAAGGCGCTGAATGGTTCGCATCCATCGGAACTGAAAAAAGTAAAGGCACAAAAGTTTTTGCATTAGCAGGTAAAATTAATAATGTAGGACTTATAGAAGTCCCTATGGGAGTTACCTTACGCGAAGTAATTTTTGAAATCGGTGGAGGTATTAAAAATGGCAAAAAATTCAAAGCAGTTCAAACTGGTGGACCTTCAGGAGGTTGTTTAACAGAAAAACATTTAGATACTCCTATTGAATACGATACACTTTTAGAAGCCGGTTCCATGATGGGTTCGGGTGGTATGATTGTAATGGACGAAGACGATTGCATGGTTTCGGTAGCTAAATTTTATCTCGATTTTACAGTCGAAGAAAGCTGCGGTAAATGTTCTCCCTGTAGAATTGGAAATAAACGACTCTCAGAATTATTAGATAAAATAGTTAAAGGCGAAGGTACCTTAGAAGATTTAGAACTATTGAGAAACTTAAGCAACGTGATTAAAGACACCTCATTGTGTGGCTTAGGACAAACATCACCTAACCCCGTATTATCTACTTTAGACAACTTCAATGACGAATATTTAGAACATGTAACTGTTCATAAATGCAGAGCTGGACAATGTAAAAGCATGGTTCATTATTATATCAATCCCGATAACTGTGTTGGCTGTACAGCATGTGCTCGCAATTGCCCTGTTAATGCCATTAAAGGCGAACGCAAGCAAATTCATGAAATCAACCAAGATATTTGTATCAAATGTGGAGCATGCCTCGAAAAATGCAAATTCAATGCTGTTTATGTTAAATAA
- a CDS encoding HDIG domain-containing protein — MKTFFSFIISNYKRVVITILFLITIFLILLIIPHQSRFKYEFRKGEPWKYETLYAPIDFPILKTKNEIDKEIDSIKNNSPLYYSYDTIVFQKAQKTLQKDISSLFINDSAYKDKNIFISNAFAQLFELYYHPGIINDNDSLLNPTNKIRTVFIQTDSSTEEFLNISFLTKEKAKQRYIQSLQDRYAKILNQLNIDKYINPNVIYNSALTNQIINQQIENITKSKGLIQKGDLLISNGEIISNKKYIILESMQHEILKNTYNPYLIIGQFLTVALGLIMIFLFLYHFRRDILSHFTKTSFILSLMILFILLAEKVASWKTVNIYLVPFTLLPIIIRSFYDSRLALFIHNITMLIIAYFLPNSFEFLFMQFMAGTASIFVLANVRRRGQLFLAAFVIFITYSIIYFGIAIVQAENINQIDWNTFAWFGGNGLMILSAYPLIYLFEKLFGFISDVTLMELSDTNQPLLRLLAEKAPGTFQHSLQVANLAEEVILKIGGNSLLVRAGALYHDIGKIYLPQYFTENQHHIPNPHKDLQMDKSIEIIAGHVNYGVEFAKKYKLPKVIIDFIETHHGTSTMLYFYRTYKLEHPGEVINQDSFKYKGKIPSTKETAVVMLADSVEAASHSLKDFSDESLEKTINAIIENKLNEHQLDNAPITLQELSITKEIFKKRLRNIYHSRITYPE; from the coding sequence ATGAAAACCTTTTTTAGTTTTATCATAAGCAACTACAAGCGAGTAGTAATAACTATTTTATTTCTTATTACTATATTTTTAATATTGCTTATTATTCCTCACCAAAGTCGATTTAAATATGAATTCCGTAAAGGAGAACCATGGAAGTATGAAACTTTATACGCTCCCATTGATTTTCCAATATTAAAAACAAAAAACGAAATTGATAAAGAAATTGATAGTATTAAAAACAATTCACCTTTATATTATAGTTATGACACAATTGTTTTTCAAAAAGCACAAAAAACATTACAAAAAGATATTAGTTCATTATTTATAAACGATTCAGCATATAAAGATAAAAATATTTTTATATCGAATGCTTTTGCTCAACTCTTCGAATTGTACTACCATCCTGGAATTATTAACGATAATGATAGTTTATTAAACCCTACCAATAAAATAAGAACTGTTTTTATTCAAACCGATAGTTCAACCGAAGAATTTTTAAATATATCATTTCTTACGAAAGAAAAAGCTAAACAACGTTACATACAATCATTACAAGATAGATATGCCAAAATTCTAAATCAACTAAATATCGATAAATACATAAATCCAAACGTAATATACAACTCTGCCCTAACCAATCAAATTATAAATCAACAAATTGAAAATATAACAAAATCAAAAGGTTTGATTCAAAAGGGTGATTTACTAATAAGCAACGGCGAAATCATATCAAACAAAAAATATATAATATTAGAATCGATGCAACATGAAATTCTAAAAAATACATACAATCCATATTTAATTATTGGACAATTTTTAACAGTTGCATTAGGATTAATTATGATTTTTTTATTTCTTTATCATTTCAGACGCGATATACTATCCCACTTTACCAAAACCTCATTTATACTCTCGCTCATGATTTTATTTATTCTGTTAGCCGAAAAGGTAGCTAGCTGGAAAACTGTTAATATTTATTTAGTGCCCTTTACGCTTCTGCCTATCATTATTCGATCGTTTTATGACTCACGTTTAGCACTATTCATTCATAATATCACAATGTTAATAATAGCTTACTTTTTACCCAATAGTTTTGAGTTTCTTTTTATGCAATTTATGGCAGGAACAGCCTCAATTTTTGTATTAGCAAATGTACGTAGAAGAGGACAGTTGTTTTTAGCAGCTTTTGTAATTTTTATTACATATAGTATCATTTATTTTGGTATTGCTATTGTTCAGGCTGAAAATATAAATCAAATAGACTGGAATACCTTTGCATGGTTTGGCGGTAATGGTTTAATGATTTTATCGGCTTATCCACTCATTTATCTTTTCGAGAAACTATTTGGCTTTATTTCTGATGTTACTTTAATGGAATTATCAGACACGAATCAACCTTTGTTACGACTTTTAGCCGAAAAAGCGCCAGGCACCTTTCAACACTCATTACAGGTTGCCAATTTAGCTGAAGAAGTAATCTTAAAAATTGGTGGAAATTCTTTACTCGTGAGAGCAGGTGCCTTATATCACGATATTGGTAAAATTTATTTACCACAGTACTTTACTGAGAATCAACATCATATTCCAAATCCTCATAAAGATTTACAAATGGATAAAAGTATTGAAATCATAGCTGGACATGTTAATTATGGAGTTGAATTTGCAAAAAAATACAAACTCCCAAAAGTTATTATCGATTTTATTGAAACACATCACGGAACATCAACAATGCTTTACTTCTATAGAACATATAAACTTGAACATCCTGGCGAAGTTATTAACCAAGATTCTTTTAAATATAAAGGAAAAATACCTTCAACTAAAGAAACAGCAGTAGTTATGTTAGCCGATTCGGTCGAAGCTGCTTCACATAGTTTAAAAGATTTCAGCGATGAATCGTTGGAAAAAACAATAAATGCAATAATTGAAAATAAACTGAATGAACATCAACTCGACAATGCACCTATTACTTTACAAGAACTCAGTATAACAAAGGAAATATTTAAGAAACGTCTTCGCAATATATACCATTCACGGATTACTTATCCTGAATAA
- a CDS encoding nitroreductase family protein, with amino-acid sequence MELLFEIRERQSPRSFLPKPIQKEHLNLIFEAAQWAPSAFNSQPWRYFVADKFENEVFFNKILETMTEFNQKWASLAPVLVAVTCQKYYEHNQQLNLTAWYDCGLSTQNLIIQAMHLGISAHIMGGFDRDKLSKELNLPESMDCISIIAIGYQGSLELLPQEIRNIETDKKRIRKNLDEIIFNKPL; translated from the coding sequence ATGGAACTATTATTTGAAATAAGAGAAAGGCAAAGTCCACGTTCATTTTTGCCCAAACCTATTCAAAAAGAACATCTTAATTTAATTTTTGAAGCAGCACAATGGGCTCCGAGTGCGTTTAATAGTCAACCTTGGAGGTATTTTGTAGCAGATAAATTTGAGAATGAAGTGTTTTTCAATAAAATATTGGAAACAATGACTGAATTTAATCAAAAGTGGGCAAGTTTGGCACCGGTTTTAGTTGCTGTTACATGTCAAAAATACTATGAGCATAATCAGCAATTAAATTTAACTGCATGGTATGATTGTGGACTTTCGACTCAAAATTTAATTATTCAGGCAATGCATTTAGGTATAAGTGCACATATTATGGGTGGATTTGATAGAGATAAATTGTCGAAAGAGTTAAATTTACCAGAATCGATGGATTGTATTAGTATTATTGCGATCGGTTATCAAGGTAGTTTAGAACTTTTACCACAAGAAATCAGAAATATTGAAACAGATAAGAAAAGAATTCGTAAAAATTTAGATGAAATAATTTTTAATAAACCGCTATAA
- a CDS encoding (4Fe-4S)-binding protein: MEKLVKKYTNGEITVVWKPHLCDHSAVCIRELPKVFDTFSRPWIKMDAASSEEIKKVVDRCPTKALTWFKNGEEKEIKNEVSNEIEKTTITIVKNGPIRVSGNFLLINEDNEAVASEDKISLCRCGKSNRMPFCDGSHKL, from the coding sequence ATGGAAAAGTTAGTAAAAAAATATACGAATGGTGAAATAACGGTTGTATGGAAACCTCATTTATGCGATCACTCGGCTGTATGTATCAGAGAATTGCCCAAAGTATTTGATACTTTTTCGCGACCATGGATTAAAATGGACGCAGCTTCTTCTGAAGAAATAAAGAAAGTAGTTGACCGATGTCCAACCAAAGCATTAACATGGTTTAAAAATGGTGAAGAAAAAGAAATTAAAAATGAAGTGAGCAACGAAATAGAAAAAACAACTATTACCATTGTAAAAAACGGTCCTATTCGAGTATCTGGTAATTTTTTATTAATAAATGAAGATAATGAGGCTGTTGCTTCAGAAGATAAAATATCGTTATGTAGGTGTGGAAAATCTAATAGAATGCCTTTTTGTGATGGGAGTCATAAATTATAA
- a CDS encoding (2Fe-2S) ferredoxin domain-containing protein has translation MERINNISNFNELRKKIQTNKINLNKEKPIIVRIAMATCGLASGAGNIKEYFEKELAKRNINAQIVSTGCMGYCYAEPTVEIIKNGDNGIIFGFVDQKKVDEIIENYIINNKPVEGVIEKNYINVNNL, from the coding sequence ATGGAACGAATAAACAACATAAGTAATTTTAATGAGCTTAGAAAAAAAATTCAAACTAATAAAATTAATTTGAACAAAGAAAAGCCCATCATAGTTAGAATTGCAATGGCTACATGTGGTTTAGCATCGGGTGCAGGGAATATTAAAGAATATTTTGAAAAAGAGCTTGCAAAAAGAAATATTAATGCACAAATAGTATCAACCGGTTGTATGGGGTATTGTTATGCTGAACCCACAGTCGAAATTATTAAAAATGGTGATAATGGAATAATATTCGGATTTGTCGACCAAAAAAAAGTAGATGAAATTATCGAAAATTATATTATCAATAATAAACCAGTAGAAGGTGTCATCGAAAAAAATTATATAAATGTAAACAATTTATAA
- a CDS encoding SpoIIE family protein phosphatase has translation MNLKLIYTIFLFNISFTLCSQVNKYGYPFLTNYISSDYKSSNENWSVALNKNGIIYIGNTSGDILEYDGVTWNKIKTIKNKIIYALATDSNGIVYVGSEGDFGCLLPNKRGELFYQSLASDINDSILNVQTFRQIYVTKKQEVYFCSSKYIYVFSKGKKISIKLPENSLFTFYIDGKFYISNADYGLLTLGKNNKIEKIKNVESLKESFVYLMFKIKKDKIFISTGDRFYFFDPQKSELKLIEDNNFVNNFLLKSFPYAISESEELFFWGTIKSGLAITNSKLNFIQTISDSIGLLHNSISSVLYNPNDQTLWITSLGGVSKIELNPFNRFDVKSGLKGIIYNIKRFNGVLYVATDNGLYKQILENNYSRFIKINDIGNYITSSLSIISENNNEVLWVGTEKGLFEFNDGKFKLLLKDVIVESVLQSANKDIVYLGTQNGLVVAQLKNKQWEFNKIKELKIFINSIVEDNEGACWFGSTNNGVYSFNVNNGILKHYTTKDGLPTLNDVYIFKVNKEILFATLFGIYYYDQIKQKFLPYYKFGHKITENKRKVIFATSGYNNQVWLNIDNRLFLLKPHYNEYLIDSISFKKLPEMTIYSLYTEPNGICWVASSEGVFSYNPNTPFPFKKPICVLRQVKINSIDSVIFGGYNGISQNKLVLAYKHNNLMFSFACPYFVNEKQNEYSYILEGFDEQWSIWSHETKAIYTNIPEGEYVFKVKARNIYLQESNVFEYKFEIRPPWYRTIWAYISYLIVGIFLIVIIIKLYTRKLEADKIRLEKIVEERTAEIVKQKNEIEEKNKVIEQKNKDITDSIYYAKRIQDSILPSIEAATNAGVELGVYFKPKDIVSGDFYFIRNIKQASILIVAAADCTGHGVPGAFMSMLGSSLLNEIITKPEINHTDLVLNELRNGIIQALNQEGKDTATRDGMDIALIAYDYKNQILEFSGANNPLYLIRNNELIEYKPDKMPVGLYERVKESFSRIEINVVKNDVLYIFSDGFADQFGGPNGKKYMYKRFKDFLLSIHHLPMNDQAKLLENEILQWRGAIEQIDDHIVIGIRIV, from the coding sequence ATGAATTTGAAACTGATATATACTATTTTTTTGTTTAATATTTCATTTACGCTGTGTTCACAAGTAAACAAATATGGTTATCCTTTTTTAACAAATTATATATCAAGTGATTATAAATCGTCAAACGAAAATTGGTCGGTTGCTTTAAATAAAAATGGAATTATATATATTGGTAATACTTCTGGTGATATATTAGAATATGACGGTGTTACATGGAATAAAATAAAAACGATAAAAAACAAGATTATATATGCTTTAGCTACAGATTCTAATGGTATTGTTTATGTTGGTTCAGAGGGCGATTTTGGTTGTTTATTACCTAATAAACGTGGTGAGTTATTTTATCAATCGTTAGCCTCGGATATAAATGATTCCATTTTAAATGTTCAAACCTTTAGGCAAATATACGTAACAAAGAAGCAAGAAGTATATTTTTGCTCCTCAAAATACATTTATGTATTTAGTAAGGGTAAAAAAATTTCTATAAAATTGCCAGAGAATTCTTTATTTACATTTTATATTGATGGAAAATTTTATATTTCAAATGCTGACTATGGTTTATTAACATTAGGAAAAAATAATAAAATTGAAAAAATTAAAAATGTTGAAAGTCTTAAGGAGTCTTTTGTTTATTTGATGTTTAAGATTAAAAAAGACAAAATATTTATTAGTACTGGCGATCGTTTTTATTTTTTCGACCCACAAAAAAGTGAATTAAAACTTATAGAAGATAACAATTTTGTTAATAATTTTTTATTAAAATCGTTTCCTTATGCTATATCAGAAAGCGAAGAATTATTTTTTTGGGGAACCATAAAAAGTGGTTTAGCTATTACCAACTCAAAGCTTAATTTTATTCAAACAATAAGTGATTCTATTGGCTTACTTCATAATTCCATAAGTTCTGTTTTATATAATCCTAACGATCAAACGCTTTGGATTACTTCGTTGGGTGGAGTTAGTAAAATTGAATTAAATCCGTTTAACCGATTTGATGTAAAAAGTGGTTTAAAGGGAATAATATACAATATTAAACGTTTTAATGGTGTATTATATGTTGCTACCGATAATGGTTTATATAAGCAAATTTTAGAAAATAATTATTCAAGATTCATTAAAATTAACGATATAGGAAATTATATAACTTCAAGTTTATCAATTATATCTGAAAATAATAACGAAGTTTTATGGGTTGGAACTGAAAAAGGTTTGTTTGAATTTAATGATGGGAAATTTAAACTTTTATTAAAAGATGTAATAGTTGAAAGTGTTCTGCAATCGGCAAATAAAGATATTGTTTATTTAGGCACACAAAATGGTTTGGTCGTTGCCCAGCTTAAAAATAAACAATGGGAATTTAATAAAATTAAGGAATTAAAAATTTTCATTAATTCAATTGTTGAAGATAATGAGGGGGCGTGTTGGTTCGGCTCAACTAATAATGGTGTATATTCCTTTAATGTGAATAATGGAATTTTAAAACATTATACAACTAAAGATGGCTTACCTACATTAAATGATGTTTATATTTTTAAAGTAAACAAAGAAATACTTTTTGCTACATTATTTGGTATTTATTATTATGATCAAATAAAGCAAAAGTTTTTGCCATATTATAAATTTGGTCATAAGATTACTGAAAATAAACGTAAAGTTATTTTTGCCACTTCTGGTTATAATAATCAAGTATGGCTAAATATTGATAATCGTTTATTTTTGTTAAAACCTCATTATAATGAATATCTTATTGATTCAATTAGTTTTAAAAAATTGCCAGAAATGACCATATATTCGCTCTATACAGAACCGAATGGGATATGTTGGGTTGCTTCGAGTGAGGGGGTATTTTCATATAATCCTAATACACCCTTCCCGTTTAAAAAGCCTATATGTGTTTTACGACAAGTAAAGATAAATTCAATTGATTCTGTTATATTTGGTGGATATAATGGTATAAGTCAAAATAAATTAGTATTAGCATATAAACATAATAATTTAATGTTTTCGTTTGCTTGTCCCTATTTTGTTAATGAAAAACAAAATGAGTATTCGTATATTTTAGAAGGTTTTGATGAGCAATGGTCGATCTGGAGCCATGAAACAAAAGCTATTTATACCAATATTCCTGAAGGAGAATACGTGTTTAAAGTTAAGGCTCGCAATATTTATTTACAAGAAAGCAATGTGTTTGAATATAAATTTGAAATAAGACCTCCATGGTATAGAACTATTTGGGCATACATTTCTTATTTAATTGTAGGCATTTTCTTAATAGTTATTATTATTAAATTATATACTCGTAAACTCGAAGCAGATAAAATAAGATTGGAAAAGATTGTAGAAGAACGAACGGCCGAAATTGTTAAACAAAAAAACGAAATTGAAGAGAAAAATAAAGTTATTGAACAAAAAAATAAAGATATTACCGATAGTATTTATTATGCAAAAAGAATACAGGACTCTATTTTACCATCAATAGAAGCGGCAACAAATGCAGGCGTTGAATTAGGGGTTTATTTTAAACCTAAAGATATTGTAAGTGGCGATTTTTATTTTATTAGAAATATTAAACAAGCTAGTATTTTAATTGTTGCAGCGGCTGACTGTACGGGGCATGGTGTTCCTGGTGCCTTTATGAGTATGTTAGGGTCAAGCTTATTAAACGAAATTATTACTAAACCAGAAATTAACCATACTGATTTAGTTTTAAATGAACTCAGAAATGGCATAATACAAGCACTTAATCAGGAAGGAAAAGACACTGCTACAAGAGATGGTATGGACATTGCTTTAATTGCTTACGATTATAAAAATCAGATACTTGAATTTTCAGGTGCTAATAATCCGCTTTATTTGATTAGAAATAATGAATTAATTGAATATAAACCCGATAAAATGCCGGTAGGGTTATATGAAAGAGTGAAAGAATCGTTTTCAAGAATAGAAATAAATGTTGTCAAAAACGATGTGCTTTATATTTTTTCTGATGGTTTTGCCGACCAATTTGGTGGACCTAATGGAAAAAAATACATGTATAAACGCTTTAAAGATTTTTTATTGTCTATACATCATTTACCGATGAATGATCAAGCTAAACTCTTAGAAAATGAAATTCTTCAATGGCGAGGAGCGATAGAACAAATAGATGATCATATTGTTATTGGTATTCGAATAGTATAG
- a CDS encoding thioredoxin family protein, with protein sequence MRTLIFAIVSILLVFSAHGQVKKHVSWTYETKKISEKEYQIIFKAKPEKDWHFYTLKDKLNPLLFNFKRNNFYILKGRISESPKPKVEYDELMESERSYHEKEAIFNQNIEIKSNEAFNIDVSIEYQACLLDGMCVMEEYDFSIPIKPEKNETNIDTTNIALNNDSNISPIDTNEASKQENVSIENNNTPVQNEQNSDNDSLWLFFLFSFLAGLAAILTPCVFPMIPMTVSFFMHNDTNRRKAKFQAIAYGISIISIYTIIGTIVAITLGANFANFLSTHWLPNVFFFLIFLIFAFSFFGMFEIVLPSWLVNKSDQKAEKGGLLGPFFMAFTLVLVSFSCTGPIVGAILVKSAGGQVLEPIIGMFGFSLAFALPFTIFALFPSLMSKLPKSGGWLNSVKVVLGFLELALGLKFLSIADQTYHWGILDREIYLAIWIVIFTLMGFYLLGKIKFIHDSDVNHIGVPRLILSIITFSFVIYMLPGMWGAPLKALSGYLPPQNSLDFDFEKIVRETIDASSHINNSNHDNELCEKPKYADFLHLPHGLKGYFDYEQALQCAKKQNKPLFIDFTGHGCVNCREMEANVWSDPRVLKRLRENYIVVALYVDDKTELPKEDWIVSKIDGKTKTSIGKKFADFQISRFNVNAQPYYVLLDTSGNLIIPPRAYNLDVEAFIQFLDDGLQKFHQTK encoded by the coding sequence ATGAGAACGTTAATATTTGCTATTGTATCAATTCTTTTAGTTTTTAGTGCTCATGGGCAAGTAAAAAAACATGTTTCATGGACATACGAAACCAAAAAAATTTCTGAAAAGGAATATCAAATTATTTTTAAAGCAAAACCCGAAAAAGACTGGCATTTTTACACTCTAAAAGATAAATTAAATCCACTATTATTCAATTTTAAACGTAATAATTTCTATATCCTAAAAGGCAGAATAAGCGAGTCGCCCAAACCCAAAGTTGAATACGATGAACTCATGGAATCAGAACGCAGCTATCATGAAAAAGAAGCAATATTTAACCAAAATATTGAAATAAAAAGCAATGAAGCTTTTAATATCGACGTTTCAATTGAATACCAGGCCTGTTTATTAGATGGCATGTGTGTGATGGAAGAATATGATTTTAGCATTCCTATAAAACCCGAAAAAAATGAAACTAACATTGATACTACTAATATAGCTCTAAATAACGATTCTAATATTAGTCCTATAGACACTAATGAAGCTTCGAAGCAAGAAAACGTCTCCATTGAAAATAACAATACCCCTGTTCAAAATGAACAAAATTCTGACAATGATTCGCTTTGGTTGTTTTTTTTATTTTCATTCCTTGCTGGCTTAGCAGCGATTTTAACTCCTTGTGTTTTCCCCATGATACCTATGACGGTTTCGTTTTTTATGCACAACGACACAAATCGTAGAAAGGCAAAATTTCAAGCTATTGCATATGGAATAAGCATTATTTCAATATATACCATAATTGGAACCATTGTAGCCATTACTTTAGGAGCGAATTTTGCCAATTTTTTGAGTACTCACTGGTTGCCCAATGTTTTCTTTTTCTTAATCTTTTTAATTTTTGCTTTTTCTTTTTTTGGCATGTTCGAAATCGTTCTTCCTTCATGGCTAGTTAATAAGTCAGACCAAAAAGCTGAAAAAGGTGGACTTTTAGGACCATTTTTTATGGCATTCACGTTAGTACTTGTTTCATTCTCATGTACAGGTCCTATTGTTGGTGCTATATTAGTTAAATCGGCTGGTGGTCAAGTATTAGAACCCATTATTGGCATGTTTGGATTTTCACTTGCCTTTGCATTACCTTTTACTATTTTTGCTTTATTCCCATCACTCATGTCTAAACTTCCCAAATCGGGAGGCTGGCTCAATTCAGTTAAAGTTGTTCTGGGATTTCTTGAACTTGCTTTAGGTTTAAAATTTTTAAGTATTGCCGATCAGACCTATCACTGGGGAATACTTGATAGAGAAATTTATTTAGCTATCTGGATCGTTATTTTTACACTTATGGGTTTTTATTTACTAGGAAAAATAAAATTTATACACGATAGTGATGTCAACCATATTGGAGTACCTCGTTTAATACTATCGATCATTACCTTCTCTTTTGTAATTTACATGTTGCCAGGAATGTGGGGAGCACCATTAAAGGCATTATCGGGTTATTTACCACCACAAAATAGCTTGGATTTTGATTTTGAAAAAATAGTACGCGAAACTATAGATGCCTCTTCCCATATAAATAATTCAAACCATGATAATGAATTATGCGAAAAACCCAAATATGCCGATTTTCTGCATTTACCGCATGGTCTCAAAGGCTATTTCGATTACGAACAAGCTTTACAGTGCGCTAAAAAACAAAACAAACCCTTATTTATCGACTTTACAGGTCATGGTTGTGTAAATTGCCGCGAAATGGAAGCCAATGTATGGAGCGATCCTAGAGTATTAAAACGTTTACGCGAAAATTACATCGTTGTTGCCCTGTATGTTGACGATAAAACAGAATTACCCAAAGAAGATTGGATCGTTTCAAAAATAGATGGGAAAACCAAAACATCGATTGGAAAAAAATTTGCTGACTTTCAGATTTCCCGTTTTAATGTTAATGCACAACCTTACTATGTTTTACTTGACACTTCCGGAAACCTTATTATTCCTCCAAGAGCTTACAATCTAGATGTTGAAGCTTTTATTCAATTTTTAGATGATGGACTTCAAAAATTCCACCAAACCAAGTAA